Below is a genomic region from Fusobacterium canifelinum.
ATTATTGATAGAACCAGAAGAAGTAGTTATAGATGCTTCAAAAATGACACCAGCAGAAAAAATTGAAAATAGTAGAGTAGTATCTATTTTACTTTCAATAATGGGCTTCATATATATAGGATATTATATAAAGACAAAAGGGTTTGCATTAAATCTTAACCTAGTAAACTTTATATTTTTATTCTTAGGAATTTTATTACATGGAACTCCAAGAAGATACTTGAATGCACTAGCAGAAGCAATAAAAGGTGCAGGTGGAATACTATTACAATTCCCATTCTATGCAGGAATTATGGGTATAATGGTAGGAGCAGATGCAGATGGAATGTCACTTGCAAAACTTATGTCTAATTTCTTTGTAAATATTTCTACTGAAAGAACATTCCCAGTATTTTCATTTATTAGTGCAGGAGTTGTAAATTTCTTTGTTCCATCAGGTGGAGGACAATGGGCAGTTCAAGCTCCAATAGTAATGCCAGCTGGACAAGCAATTGGTGTATCAGCAGCAAAATCTGCAATGGCAATAGCTTGGGGAGATGCTTGGACAAATATGATACAACCATTCTGGGCTTTACCAGCATTAGGAATAGCAGGTTTAGGAGCTAAAGACATAATGGGTTACTGTTTAATTGTAACAGTAATCTCTGGATTATTTATTTGTACAAGTTTCTTATTATTCTAATAGAAAATAAGATAAGAACACTTATGAAAATTTTAAATTAGAATGATTTAATTTAGACAACATTTTATAGTATTATTAAAATGCTAATAATTATAAAAGTTCAAATATTCAAAATTAAGGAGGAGAAGTTATGAGACAAAAAATAGTTTCAATGGAAGAAGCAATATCTCACATCAAAGATGGTATGACTGTTCATTTTGGAGGATTTTTAGCTTGTGGAACAGCAGAATCTGTTGTAACTGCTTTGGTTGAAAAAGGTGTAAAAGACTTAACAATAGTTTGTAATGACACTGGTTTTGTAGATAAAGGTGTTGGAAGACTAGTAGTAAATAACCAAGTTAAGAAAGTAATAGCTAGTCATATAGGTACAAATGCAGAAACTGGAAGAAGAATGCAATCTGGAGAAATGGAAGTTGAATTAGTTCCTCAAGGAACTCTTGCTGAAAGAGTTAGAGCAGCAGGATATGGTTTAGGAGGAATTTTAACTCCAACTGGATTAGGAACTATTGTTCAAGAAGGAAAACAAGTAATAAATGTTGATGGAAAAGACTATCTATTAGAAAAACCTATTAAAGCGGATGTGGCAGTATTATTTGGAACAAAAGTTGATGAATTAGGAAATGTTATTTGTGAAAAAACAACAAAGAACTTCAATCCATTGATGGCAACAGCAGCAGATCTTGTTATAGTAGAAGCTCTTGAAATTGTACCAGCAGGTTCATTAAGTCCAGAACATTTGGATATATCAAGAATATTTATAGACTACATAGTTAAAAGTAAATAGTGGAGGTGTAAATAAGTATGGAAATGGATAAAAATTTAGTTAGAGAAGTTATTGCAAAAAGAGTTGCTCAAGAGTTTCATGATGGATATGTTGTAAATTTAGGAATAGGGCTTCCTACATTAGTTGCTAACTATGTAGGTGATATGGATGTTATTTTTCAAAGTGAAAATGGTTGTATAGGTGTTGGACCTGCTCCTGAAAAAGGAAAAGAAGATCCTTATTTAGTAAATGCTGGTGCAGGATTTATAACTGCAGCAAAAGGAGCTATGTTCTTTGACTCTGCCTATTCTTTTGGAATAATAAGAGGAGGACATGTGGATGCTACTGTTTTAGGAGCATTAGAAGTAGATCAAAAAGGAAATCTTGCTAACTGGATGATTCCTGGAAAGAAAGTTCCTGGAATGGGTGGAGCAATGGATTTAGTTGTTGGAGCAAAACATGTTATAGTTGCTATGGAACACACATCTAATGGGGCAATAAAAATATTAAAAGAATGTAAATTACCTTTAACAGCTGTTGGAGTAGTAGATTTAATAATTACTGAAAAAGCAGTTTTTGAAGTGACAGATAAAGGTTTAGTTTTAAAAGAAATTACTCCTTATTCTTCATTAGAAGATATAAAAGCAACAACAGAAGCAGATTTTATTATTGCTGATGATTTAAAAAAATAATAAAAACTAAATAAGAGACTGTGAAAAAATTTCTGTAAACTCTGTCTTCTATGATTAGAACTATTTAGTTAATTTTTTAATATATTAATACAATATTTTTGTTATGTCAAGATTAGGTATTCATTTTTTGAGTACCTTTTCTTTTATTCTTAAAATCTTCCCTCATACATTATGCTAAATTCTCCATATACTTTACCCCAATTTCTTAATGGTTGACTCCATTTCTTTGTTGCTTCCATTGTTGATAAATACAATACCTTTAATAGCGCCTTATCACTAGGATATACCGTTCTTTGTCTATTTAATTTCTTGTAAGTGCTATTCAAACTTTCTATTGCATTTGTTGTATATATTACTTTTCTGACTTCTAATGAGAATTTAAATATTGGTGTTAATACATCCCAATTTTGATACCAACTTATCATTGAATTTGGATATTTTTCTTTCCATTTTTCACTTACTTTATCTAAATTTTCCAGTGCTTGTGTTTCTGTTACAGCTAAATATATACTCTTTAAATCTGTGGAAAATTCTTTTCTATCTTTGTATGACACATATTTTAAAGTATTTCTAACTTGATGAACTACACAACGTTGATATTCTGTTTGTGGAAAAGCTGCAGCAATAGCTTCTTTCATTCCTGTTAACCCATCAGCGCAAATTACCATTATGTCTTTTACACCTCTATTTTTTAAACCATTTAATACTCCTAACCAATATTTACTACTTTCATTTTCTCCTATTTCTAAACTAAGTACCTCTTTCATTCCATCTTTTGAGATGCCTAATACTACATAAGCAGCTATTTTTTTAATTCTAT
It encodes:
- a CDS encoding CoA transferase subunit A, with the translated sequence MRQKIVSMEEAISHIKDGMTVHFGGFLACGTAESVVTALVEKGVKDLTIVCNDTGFVDKGVGRLVVNNQVKKVIASHIGTNAETGRRMQSGEMEVELVPQGTLAERVRAAGYGLGGILTPTGLGTIVQEGKQVINVDGKDYLLEKPIKADVAVLFGTKVDELGNVICEKTTKNFNPLMATAADLVIVEALEIVPAGSLSPEHLDISRIFIDYIVKSK
- a CDS encoding 3-oxoacid CoA-transferase subunit B — its product is MEMDKNLVREVIAKRVAQEFHDGYVVNLGIGLPTLVANYVGDMDVIFQSENGCIGVGPAPEKGKEDPYLVNAGAGFITAAKGAMFFDSAYSFGIIRGGHVDATVLGALEVDQKGNLANWMIPGKKVPGMGGAMDLVVGAKHVIVAMEHTSNGAIKILKECKLPLTAVGVVDLIITEKAVFEVTDKGLVLKEITPYSSLEDIKATTEADFIIADDLKK
- a CDS encoding IS256 family transposase; this translates as MKEKKEVYKVKPLTEGKKNIIASLIEEYDIKTTEDIQEALKDLLGGTIKSMLEAEMDEHIGYEKYQHSDGTNYRNGTKKKNVRSTYGEFQVEVPQDRNSSFEPQIVEKRQKDISEIDQKIINMYVRGLTTRQISEQIEEIYGFECSESFISNVTDKVIDKIQDWQNRPLDEVYPIIFIDATHFSVREDNRIKKIAAYVVLGISKDGMKEVLSLEIGENESSKYWLGVLNGLKNRGVKDIMVICADGLTGMKEAIAAAFPQTEYQRCVVHQVRNTLKYVSYKDRKEFSTDLKSIYLAVTETQALENLDKVSEKWKEKYPNSMISWYQNWDVLTPIFKFSLEVRKVIYTTNAIESLNSTYKKLNRQRTVYPSDKALLKVLYLSTMEATKKWSQPLRNWGKVYGEFSIMYEGRF